Genomic segment of Citrus sinensis cultivar Valencia sweet orange chromosome 7, DVS_A1.0, whole genome shotgun sequence:
ttatGATTTATGGAATtaggctccgtttggtacagcttattaaatagagcttataacagtagagcttatagcagtagagcttatagcagtagagcttataccaatagagcttttggacaaaaagtcattgggtgtttagttgtcaataaaaaaagtatttttgaaccattaaactgtgtgatattttttatattatatatttttagaaaagctcTATAGCCTCTACtctcaaaagctcaaattttgggcttttactagtagaggtaaattaacttatttaagataaaaaaaactctattaaaaaaataaccaaacgccataaaaaattttaaaaagtacttatacgattaaataagcacttatgcctcttaaataagccataccaaacaGGCATTTAGTAcgttattaatgtcaattattCAGGGGTAAACTTGGTAGACTCTTTTATTATGTGATTAaatgttatattaataaaatatacaattttacACCAACACATGAGAAGTTTGTATACTCATCCAAGTATTTAAATAACTATGGCACGATGAGAGTTACGGTTCacttatttttagatacttgACCAAGGGTATAAAAAATCCTCTTCTCTTTCCTGATCTTGCTGGTGTGTGTGCATATTGTTGAAAGCTTAAAGCTATGAATGATTTgcaatgaatttaaataaggCAGAGGCTGTGGAAGAGCTCAACAGTTAATGATCGGTCACGGCAAACCGGTAATGATCCCGAACTTGCCTCAAGTATATGTTAGAATAAAAGATCAAGATTCTCTCCTTATCTGATCATATCCTGAACAAATAACTCAATTGCTGATtggtagttaataaaaaataaataaaagaagttaaatcTTACTCATACACTACTACTAAAAGATACATGACAGAATATCTTGAAAAGCTCAGAAGAGATCAGATCAGGAGAGAATCATTTTcctataataaatatacaaaatcaTGGGTTTAAGCCTAAAATAATTCAGCATCACAAACATGTGCAAGGGCCATTTAATTGTTCGTGGCCTGTAACATATATGTCCAACATTGTCAACTTTGATTCTTAATATAATTGCTCATGAATATTCAAAATCTCGCCgacatcattaaaattaaaagataaagtgaTTCACCATTAACTAGTAGGTAATTCTtaataaacttaattaaacTGACAATCCCCGTTTTCAACTTTCTTTTCACTAATATCCCGTTGTCCCCAGCGGTTAATTACATGGTAAGTCCATGGAAAGCAagattttatacaaattgaattcattacttaaaaaaaaaaattcatcaaataatccaattggaaaattaaaaatcagcaCAAACAATACTctaatttgaacaaaattaCTCTAATCCAATTTCAACGTAAACATGGTTTGAACCTTTAATTTTCAACTTAGATATTTGAATGTAAATATAAGTAAAAACAGAAAACTtcatgataattaattataatttttctttaaaataaaatatcaataatattagtgatcccaatttatatcattatgtgttgtttatatatatcataactattaaattattattatacgaTTAATGGATGAATGTGTTAGATACAAATTAGGATCTTTAGCTTCAATCGGAATGTTTTGGTAACTTTGAAGATGGGcattaagtaaattaaaagtcttatcttaaatatttatctaCTAATCAAGAAAAGTAGAAAgcatgaaataaaaaacagaAACACCAGCAGCTTTCTTTACCCCCTTTGTTTGGTTTCCTCACTTCTTCTTCATCGGGACGGCGTGCCGACACATTATCTGGTGTAGTCGAGCCCATCGAACTCATCTTCCCTCTTGAAATCAGAAGGTACCTTCGCGCGATCATCATCAATCCAAATCCTTCTTGTTATGTGCTTGATTGAACTCAATTTTGTTCTCATTTGATGTACGTATGTTTACTATtttctgctttttttttttttgggcgaATCGTCAGCCTTAATTTTGTACATTTCTTTAGTCTAGGGTTTGTTTAATGATCATTCTACATTTCATCacaatttagttaattaaattagggttttggtAGTTCAGATCGTTGAATTGAGCTTTCAAGTGtgtaaacttttatttatcttgTAAATTAGTAGACTTTTGACATTGTTGTTAAcgagaaatcaaaattttgaatttatttttttcgttttcttttGATCTCATATAAGTGATCATAATCGCAAGCCTTTGGATATCTCACGATACTGAAAATGTGTTCTATTTATCCAAATCCCATTTATTCAGCTGGTATTAGTGTATTTTTTCTGCTTACATATCCATTTTTTAACTCGTAAGTGCAGCTTGGTTCTGATTTGTGGTTTTTAATGTTCAGTTATAGTGTGGCTGGAATCAAATAATGGAATATTTGAAGACTAGAAATTGGAAGTTCTTACACTTTTTCCAGAGTTTCAATGATTATACCTTTTGATATTTAGGAATCTAGGTGGACAGTGCATAGAATACATAGATTGAAATGTTGGAAAAATGTTAAAGTATGGATTGAGATACAATCCTGATTTTATAATCTTATCATGCTTATCAACTTGGTGGAGTTAGCAAATATCAACTGCATGTAGATTTCTTTGAATATACAATGGGTTAATTTTTGTGCAGGCGTTTCTCAAAATTGTTATGtataatcattttattactgtttgcaaAGATAATTGAGTATTGATTGGGGacaaatttgttaatttagtgTTTAGACCACTCATATATATGTTTGTATCATGTAGGATAGGGAATGGCAGCCGAGGAAGATGTTGATTTGTCTAGTTTGAAGTCTCAGATAAGTGAAACTCATGAAATTTGGAAGCAAGAGATGGAACGAAGCCAATTCCAAGTGGATGTATTGCAGGAAAAGCTTATGGAGGTAAAAACTTGTATAAAGGATTCTGAAGAAGATGCAAAGAAGGACCTAGAAGTTCTTTGGCGAAGAGTGAAAACTACAGCAACATTATTAACTTACTTGAAATCAAAAGCTAGAATAATGTCTGTTCCTGACTTAGCCCATACATCATGTGGCATCAGACAGTTAGAAGGAGTTGGCCTTGTTGACAAGAATGGCACACCTTTGTCTGGTTGGTCTAGGAATGTTGACCTGTCTTCATTTAATGGTCCCGACGAAGATACATGGATTGGAATTAGTAAGCAGCTAGGGTCTTCAGATGAACAAGATGGAGCTTATATAGGTGAATTACTCAAATCTGTGCAGATGGTTACAGATGTAATGGAAGTTCTTGTTAAGAGGGTTATAATGGCAGAGTCTGAAACTGCTGTTGAGAAAGAGAAGGTAACTTTAGGGCAGGAAGAAATCAGAAAGAAGGCAAATCAAATTGAGAATATGTCTTTAAAGTTGGAGGAGATGGAGCGCTTTGCTTTAGGTACGAATGGTATTCTGAATGAAATGAGGCAGAGGGTTGAGGATTTGGTTGAAGAGACATCTAGACAGAGGCAGCGAGCTGCAGAAAATGAACAGGAGCTTTGTCGTGTGAAGCGGGATTTTGAATCTCTGAAAAACTATGTTAGCAGTCTTATCAGTGTGAGAGAAACACTTCTTTCATCAGAGAAGCAATTTCAAACAATTGAGAGGCTCTTTGAACGGTCAGTATGCGTTGAAATACTTGACTATACTTCATTTTATTGTTGAGTGTTTGTCAGTATTGTCAAGCATCATCTGTAGTAATGCTCCATTGATTTGACGACAGGCCATCAGCTGATCCTTTTTGCTAAGAAGAATCTTGCATGCTTTAATTCCCCTGGGAGTCCCCTCCCCACCTTGCCTTGGAAACACTATATAGACAAAgcttttttgtatttaacaTGATAATAACTTAGTGCCGAACTTATGCTGAAACCATTGTGATTTGTCTGAAGGTGGCCTGGAtgtttcccccttcttttatGAAACTCCTACATGCCCCATGTATTCTGACACTAGTAGGCCTCTTTGTTAACCTGAGTCTGAACTCAGTCAATAGGCTTATGAGTCTAGCAGTTAATTTCTGCATACAGAGAATCCTCTTCTATGGAATTCCCTCTCGCTCTTTGGCCAGTGCTAGTTGACATCTTTTTCTCATGTATCAACTGATTTTGTTCATATGGTATATTTATCTAATTATGTTGGGAAGCAGGCTAGTTGCTAAAACAACACAATTGGAGGGTGAGAAGATGCAGAAAGAGGCAGAAGTTCAGAAACTCATGGAAGAGAACGTGAGGTTAACCGCCCTTCTTGACAAGAAAGAGGCTCAACTTTTGGCCATGAATGAACAATGCAAAGTGATGGCCCTGAATGCATCAAACATCTAAATCTCACAGGCTTGTCTCATTCTGCTCCCTGCTGGCATGTATGCCAGGTTGCTGCCCAATTGGCAATTGGCAATTGCAAGCTAACCACAGAAGCGGCAGGCTACTGAGCAATGCTGTTTGAAGATCTTGGATCTCGTCTTCAAAATGTTATTTATAAAGTGACCGGTCACTTGTTTTTACATGTTGCTACTGTTGGTTCGGAAAACTGAATCCGGAAAGTATAAAATCCAAAAAGTTGTGCCATTAGAATGAAAATTTGGTGTGTTAAAATCGAGATAGCtgtaatgttttattttcagtcATGCATCTGTGATGTATATTTCTGAAATACCCGGGTTTCTGGCTTTCTGCAAACAATCAACCCTCACTTCACTACCTCGACTGATCaaatttccttatttttttcccccggTCTGAAcatctttgttaattttttgttatttgtgtGTTTCTTATCTTATCATACCAGTTTCTTATCTCGTTTAAACATTAATCTCAGGATTCAACAACGTCGAACGTGGGGATGACCAGTTCAAAACTAAAGGGGTCAACTCGAATTTAATGAAAAGCAAAGGTGTAGTATTGAATTTAACCAAACAATAGTAAGTAGTTTTACTATTATAAccttcaaatatatatttcaagtaagggtgcgtttgaaattaaattcaggaaatttaaaagtgtttttaaaaaggtaaatttaattttaatgtttagcAAATTTCTTTGTAATCACTTTTAGTAAAATCCTtacattatattaaaaaaaatatggaacCTAacattagatttaaaaaagtatggagcatgttttaaaatttaattttaagaataaattttatacttaacacaattttatatacatccttatatatattatgaaaatctcaaattatcgttgttaattaaaaaaataaaataattaactttaaagaaattattattactactaatcatattgagataaaaataaaataaactaataatatgaaatatttactttaatagtcaatgattatatatacacaataaaaaatattatatatatatatatatatatttataaatatataaataaattttatttaatttatagtgctttaaaaaaatttactaaatttttttattaattttatttataattaattatttttataacacaactaataattattattttaaaaattacaataatttaatttaagttaaaaaaaagagtcaataatacaaattattataccCTAAATCCTTAAGTCCTAAACCCCAAATACCTCGTTGCCCtcgaaaaacaaaaatttacaaaatattcaAATGTGTCCGATTTCAGAATAGATTACAACAGGAAACAGCTGAGATTCTGAAAGAATGGAAGGCGAAATCGAGCCGGTCGATTGTGCTTCTGCCTCAAAGCCACCTCGCCTCGAAATCCCCAAAGTTCCTGATGATAGCGAGAAGCCGGTACTCTGTAAACCCTAATTTTGAGCTCACTCTTACTTCTTTCTCACTGGAGGCTCTTGTTGTGTTGTCAGTTGGCGCTTCTTTAGTTATTTTGCACATTAAAATTACACACActagtatttaatttttcgagttttgcattttaattGCATATTAAGCTACTCTTTTTGACAGTTTGgcttttgtttcttatttaGATTGCGATCAAGAGACTTAAGGATGTGGAAATTTGTGTTCCAATAGTTTACGGAACAATGGCATTTCATCTTGGTCGAAAGGCTAGCGAGTATGTGTTTTCATCACTTGCCGTTTTTATATTGTTAGTGTATATGAGTATAATTTCTGCTAGCTAACGTTTACTTTGTCGTTAGGTCTCAGTCGCATAGGTGGACTGTCTATGTTCGTGGGGCAACAAATGAGGATATTGGGGTTGTAATTAAGCGTGTAGTGTTCCAATTGCATCCCAGTTTTAATAACCCTACAAGAGTCGTTGAATCACCTCCATTTGAGTTACAAGAATGTGGGTGGGGGGAATTTGAAATTGCTATCTCGCTTTTCTTCCACAGTGACGTTTGTGACAAGCCGCTGGATTTGTGAGTAGTTTTTGCTTTGCGTTACTTTGTTGGTTTATCTGATAAGTTATGTTCTTTACTGATATATTGATTCGTTCTTTTCAGGTACCACCATCTGAAGCTATATCCAGAAGCTGAATCTGGTCCGAAGTCAACCAAAAAGCCTGTTGTCATGGAATCCTATAATGAGATTGTTTTTCCTGAGCCTGCTGAGGGTTTCTTTGCTCGTGTGCTGAATCATCCTGCTGTTGTTGTGCCGCGGCTGCCTGCTGGATTTGTCCTGCCCACCCCAGGTAAAGCTTcttgcctttttctttttggggttTGGGTTGGGGTGGGGGGGGTTGCAAATTTTTGCTTGTTAAGAAATCCATGTGGTTATCATTAGTGTTTGAACTTCTGCAGTGCCAATTGATAGCGTGCATGAGAAGGGGAGAGGTGATACCAAGAATCATCCTCTCAGTCACTGGTTTATGAATTTCTCAGAGGCAGATGAACTTTTGAAAATTGCATCAGCTCGCCAGCAGGTTAGaatctttttttgttgatttgattAGCTAATTAACTGGGTTAAATTGTTTAGAAGAGTTCGTGATACATATAGTTGTAGTTATATTACTAATTGCTATCGAGTTTGCTATTTTGCTTACCAAGTAGTTTGGGAATAGTATCAACCATTACCTCTTACCACCATCTATGGCTACAGCCAATTCTTATAATGGCGATTAGTTGAAGGTGGTCATTATAACTTGTTTTCGTTCCATGTCTGACTGTCCTGTATCATCTGGGATACAAATTATAAGTTCTTCCACAACCTTTCACATGGTAATGAGTATGACTGTTTTAGAGAGGCCATTTCTAATTACATAAACCATTGGCCCCACTTTACTGATACTTTCTGGCACTTCTGCTTTTAATTACATGAACTATTGGCTCCACCTTTGTGGTACTTTCTGGCACATCTGCTTTAGTTTTGGAAACctggaattttattttatctgatTGCTTATGCAAATTGCTAGGTGCAAGCGCATATTATTAAGCTGAGAAGAGAACTGAATATGATGAACGGGCTGCCGCCACCACCAAATCCTGCATCTGGGCATGATTATGCATGATCATGGTAGAATATGTTTGGGTTTTGTTAGCAAGTGTAAATTGTGGAAGATTGGTGATGTTAGGTGTAAACAAGTAGATTAATCCTAGTTCAAATGAGCTTTTTAGGTTTATcttattgtattataaatgtatattttCTGTAAGAGGCAAGTGACTCAAGTATAGCAGTGTAACAACAATGAATTATTGTGAAGTAGTTTGCTAACTCCCGCCGGGGGGCGGGGGGTGGGGACTATGGATTTTGTATTTGGTCTGATTGtgtaaatttaaagaaagCTTGAGGCGAGGCagttagttgatttttttgtcTGTTTCGcacacagagagagagagagagagagagagagaatgctATTGTTTGATGTTGCAGCTGCTAGTTGCTTGGTTATGCACTTTTGTCCTAGTTCATGTTTTCTGAAGTTGATTGAAAGTGCAACATTGCTTAGATTTTGTTATGGGACGCCAACTTGCTTATGCTAAATTCCTTTTATAGTTAGTGCTTGTTTGTTATGGCTTATCTAATGGCTATAAGTACTTATCCCATAAGctctttttgaaatttttgttgttgattaGGCTCCATTTGGTATAACATTTGAAATAGAGCTCATTTAAGTAGATCTTGTGTTAGTAGAACTTTtaccaaaatgattttagttatttagttGTCAATaagaacttttattaaaaacgataaaattattttaatagaaaagttttttaaagttatgtcatgaaaaagatgaaataaaattgttaaatatgtATAGATTGATTGTTTGTGGAGATAAAAGAACTTATTTAATCGTTAAAGTTTTACTTAACAGATAACTAAAcaaccaaaaaatatatattaaaaatagcttATGAGATTGAATAAGTAAACATGCACTTAGTTGTTCCTTGAGTAAAGTTTTTGgggtttaaataaattattttatctctattaataaaattttaaattttgtacttttgggagtagaggtttgagaatttttttttttaagtttaactATTTAAGACgtctgttatttattttacattgttatttcattctttttataacataattttaagaattatttattaaaataattttacaatgtgTAATAAAAACTCTCGTTGTAACCAAacgattaaaattttttggtaaaaattttattcaaataaattatgtttgaAAAGTTCTTTCAAACGGAGCCTCAACATTTCTTTCACGCATATACTTCTTTATTCTTCAACTTGTGTGATCTTTATATGTGTTCATTCTCCTGttggtttttatttatctaGGACAAGTCTTAGGAGTAGGACTTGTGTTGTCTTTATTTAATCCTACAAATaactttcatttaaattatgtatagGTTGATTGCCACCAAAGGGATAGTATGCATAATAACAGACCTGTCTTGCTAGAATTGACTTACAATAAGAGATGTTCTTGAAACAATTAAGACAAAAGTTGATTGAATGGTTAAATCTGTTTTGACGACACAAGTAACATGGGCTTCACATGTTCATAATCGTGCAACGGTCGCCATCTACCGGCCCATTATAACGGACCCGTTATTATGGTCCTGAGAGAAAAAGACGAAGAGATTAAACAAGGGAAATCGTTGTTAGCTTTGCCTCTTGATTGACAACGATTGGCTATCCTCTCGCTTTATCTTTCACACGCCTACTTATTGTTCAGTCCCAGAACATGGGCAACCGCCATTGCCCATAGTCTTTCCTATACTCTCTATCTGCACAAACGTGGTATCCATGTCCAAGAATTTTGATTGAGTTGGGTTTTTGGTAGCAAGTGATAATCAAGATTCTTACCCTCGGAGACTCATAGTTGCCCTTGAAAGTATCGAAGATTGAAGGTTAATTTTATCAAgccataaagaaaaataaaaaggtaaaagttgaaccttttgaaaaataataataaaaacaaaaatcaaattaaggATGTTGATTAAAGATACGCAGGGtgcgtttggaattgaggttggacaattttagtttttttaaattacagtattgaaatgtttggtaaacactatcTACTGTAGcttgaaaattatgttgatttgattttttttacttatataataaaaaaattattatatgtttaataattttgttaaaattattatttaaaattaatatttactgtatattattaatttatatttaataattataattttttttacagcagctgtaatttaaaaaatacaatactTCAATCCTAAATAAGACCGCAATAAACTGAAAATATCGGAGGTATCCAAAAACACagtaatatgaaaatatgGGTCTAGAAGATATATTGAATGACCTCGGGGGGCATTCGGCTTAAAAGTGAGAAAAGAATGACGCTACTTGCGGGCCCAATTAGTTTGTGCTtacttctcttttctctctcataATCTCTGGATTATTTAGCTTTCTGGATTAGGTTTTGATTTGGCCCACTGGGCCAGTCATCATGAAAAGAGCTTTAGACTCTTCATCCACGCGTCCTAAAAcgtaattaaaagaataataata
This window contains:
- the LOC102615265 gene encoding transcription initiation factor TFIID subunit 14b, with product MEGEIEPVDCASASKPPRLEIPKVPDDSEKPIAIKRLKDVEICVPIVYGTMAFHLGRKASESQSHRWTVYVRGATNEDIGVVIKRVVFQLHPSFNNPTRVVESPPFELQECGWGEFEIAISLFFHSDVCDKPLDLYHHLKLYPEAESGPKSTKKPVVMESYNEIVFPEPAEGFFARVLNHPAVVVPRLPAGFVLPTPVPIDSVHEKGRGDTKNHPLSHWFMNFSEADELLKIASARQQVQAHIIKLRRELNMMNGLPPPPNPASGHDYA
- the LOC102615546 gene encoding uncharacterized protein LOC102615546, producing the protein MAAEEDVDLSSLKSQISETHEIWKQEMERSQFQVDVLQEKLMEVKTCIKDSEEDAKKDLEVLWRRVKTTATLLTYLKSKARIMSVPDLAHTSCGIRQLEGVGLVDKNGTPLSGWSRNVDLSSFNGPDEDTWIGISKQLGSSDEQDGAYIGELLKSVQMVTDVMEVLVKRVIMAESETAVEKEKVTLGQEEIRKKANQIENMSLKLEEMERFALGTNGILNEMRQRVEDLVEETSRQRQRAAENEQELCRVKRDFESLKNYVSSLISVRETLLSSEKQFQTIERLFERLVAKTTQLEGEKMQKEAEVQKLMEENVRLTALLDKKEAQLLAMNEQCKVMALNASNI